The Cyprinus carpio isolate SPL01 chromosome A9, ASM1834038v1, whole genome shotgun sequence genome window below encodes:
- the LOC109095698 gene encoding cytoplasmic protein NCK2-like, whose product MTEEVIVIAKWDYTAQQDQELDIRKNERLWLLDDSKTWWRVRNASNRTGYVPSNYVERKNSLKKTSLVKNLKDTLGLGKTKRKTSARDPSPTPSTEAEYPSNGSSGGGGVGGAERIYDLNIPALVKFTYAAEREDELNLIKGERVVVMEKCSDGWWRGSHAGHVGWFPSNYVQEEVGYTDHDGVFGDSLGGFRSLRVGQGAAMANGRPGGSGSSVLHVVQTLYPFSSVTEEELNFEKGETMEVLEKPENDPEWWRCKNSRGMVGLVPKNYVVVLSDGPVAKGLGSSHGSPHISHTVPSRTGKFAGKDWYYGNVTRHQAECALNERGVEGDFLIRDSESSPSDFSISLKAVGKNKHFKVQLQDGVYCIGQRRFSSMDELVEHYKKAPIFTSEQGDKLYLVKPLA is encoded by the exons ATGACAGAGGAGGTGATTGTTATAGCCAAGTGGGACTACACAGCTCAGCAAGACCAGGAACTGGACATCCGGAAGAACGAACGCTTGTGGTTGCTGGATGATTCCAAGACCTGGTGGAGAGTCCGCAACGCATCCAACCGCACCGGCTACGTCCCCTCTAATTACGTGGAGCGCAAAAACAGTCTGAAGAAAACCTCTCTAGTGAAGAACCTGAAGGACACTCTCG GCCTGGGAAAAACGAAAAGGAAGACTAGTGCTCGTGATCCATCTCCCACACCCAGCACAGAGGCAGAGTACCCATCCAATGGTAGCTCAGGAGGAGGTGGAGTGGGCGGGGCCGAGCGGATCTATGACCTGAACATTCCCGCACTGGTGAAGTTTACTTACGCAGCTGAGCGTGAAGATGAACTCAACCTCATTAAAGGGGAGAGGGTGGTCGTGATGGAGAAGTGCAGTGACGGCTGGTGGAGGGGGAGCCATGCCGGCCATGTCGGTTGGTTCCCATCCAATTACGTCCAAGAGGAGGTGGGATACACAGACCATGATGGGGTCTTTGGGGACTCGTTGGGGGGCTTCAGGTCCTTGAGGGTGGGGCAAGGGGCGGCGATGGCCAATGGCCGGCCGGGAGGCTCCGGGAGCTCCGTTCTGCATGTGGTCCAGACTCTGTACCCCTTCAGCTCAGTCACAGAGGAGGAACTGAACTTTGAGAAGGGCGAGACGATGGAAGTTTTGGAAAAGCCAGAGAATGACCCAGAGTGGTGGAGGTGTAAAAACAGTCGAGGGATGGTCGGTCTTGTGCCCAAGAACTATGTTGTAGTGCTCAGTGATGGGCCAGTTGCGAAGGGCTTGGGGTCAAGTCATGGCTCTCCTCACATCAGTCACACAGTTCCGTCACGTACAGGAAAATTTGCTGGAAAGGATTGGTACTACGGTAACGTGACACGGCACCAAGCTGAGTGTGCACTTAATGAGAGAGGAGTGGAAGGGGACTTTCTGATACGGGACAGTGAATCATCG cCCAGTGATTTCTCCATTTCTCTGAAGGCTGTGGGGAAGAACAAGCACTTCAAGGTGCAGCTGCAGGACGGAGTGTACTGCATCGGTCAGCGGCGTTTTAGCAGTATGGATGAGCTTGTAGAGCACTACAAGAAAGCGCCCATCTTCACCAGTGAGCAAGGAGACAAACTCTATCTTGTCAAGCCCCTTGCCTGA